A stretch of the Odontesthes bonariensis isolate fOdoBon6 chromosome 5, fOdoBon6.hap1, whole genome shotgun sequence genome encodes the following:
- the LOC142379768 gene encoding neural cell adhesion molecule 1-like: MNIEGNSFSVPLKLKDEGGSPLLHFSVRYRQDKEGTEWKEMQLQSDADSVTLKDLAFGSEYQLEITAVNTNGSSMPATFNFTIAEKPVSTSMTKGSVVGIVMLIFLVVFLVVDATCCYRNRCGLLMSIAVKVFGKKVPGLKMVEDGEETTKGEVNLKGLSTPRNSIQQTVGKEGGKLTEVTCDKAPLTKHEKTQIPTHDA; the protein is encoded by the exons ATGAACATAGAGGGCAACTCTTTCTCTGTTCCTCTCAAACTGAAGGATGAGGGTGGATCCCCTCTCCTGCACTTCAGTGTTCGATACAGACAG GACAAAGAAGGGACCGAGTGGAAAGAAATGCAGCTGCAATCTGATGCCGACTCTGTCACCCTAAAAGACCTCGCTTTTGGCTCAGAATATCAACTGGAAATCACAGCAGTCAACACAAATGGTTCCTCTATGCCTGCCACATTCAACTTTACAATTGCAGAAAAACCTG TGAGCACCAGCATGACCAAAGGCAGTGTGGTTGGCATCGTCATGTTGATCTTCCTTGTGGTATTCCTGGTGGTAGACGCTACCTGCTGCTACAGAAATCGCTGTGGCCTGCTCATGTCCATTGCAGTGAAAGTGTTTGGAAAGAAGGTTCCAGGCCTCAAAATGGTTGAAGACGGAGAGGAAACCACTAAAGG AGAGGTAAATCTGAAAGGTTTATCCACTCCAAGAAACAGCATTCAGCAGACAGTGGGCAAGGAGGGTGGAAAGCTCACAGAGGTCACCTGCGACAAAGCTCCCCTCACCAAACACGA aaaaacacaaattcccaCTCATGATGCGTGA
- the mroh1 gene encoding maestro heat-like repeat-containing protein family member 1 isoform X2, translating into MDDTDVEQVTLALLDAANDKDAEVQEQVRKSVLTLGKQQPDRVLAICQDYLLKHPKLVVSHRVVILQTIELIVSSRIEEISAPRIKSIISLASDEMTRSKEVIPDWQQAASNILVAVGNKYINDIMEEILSKFQPGILPHFFVVQTLANLSDSNVYGMVPFLNAILGTMLPMLGMAKQDNMKWVFSSALCHFSDSILEYLANLDKAPDPTVRKDTFSSEIYAAFDVLFNTWLQSRELKLRMTVAEAVGSMCHLMASEKLEEQIPRIIPAILALYKKNNEHYVISKSLCQVLDASVNMGSRVLETQLDGLLVALHQQVSAHVDYSDSFTVKNHNEVLRCFSLLANSFPDRLVMFVLQRLENSNERSRLGSLAVLRHLINSSTSTMESKKLLILASIRQPMADHSNKVKKRVIQVISAMAHHGYLELEGGELLVRFIVQNCALPNTYQRGQRPIDPEEVTNEALRTMCDNTLHLLTTTVGRLADVLWPKLLYYVTPSQYSNATTPLCKSLIVLGNKKKNNQEPSFHIDFTQEVNLPSPQTLMIRLLVNAAFPFSNRCHGAPSLSLLQILSNNIHPNTEVLWEKEMPPLLSVLEESTAESLDKNQWDEKLLKLLSKTLTMVDDDKWVCQLAAEATRYLSTYNNALEEKSFLYRCIGMTLQQCFNKEIVKKQLQEILLTARHNDAVEREGVAMGIGLCANSHLEGTLTKLDEFGKSEAFKKSPSIFNLLKERNDVEVEKVKSTLILCYGHVALNAPPEKILNRIDQDILRCISKHFNTKDLTMKLSLIQSVGLIAKAISECVKKQGYIFSRKQELITVMLDFIKSEPADSLRTPVRHLVMTTCANLMPLDPSLSENESFDLLKVCVNSVFSLPSEMHTPEKSKEEEILDPKQRKVLYKDTLAALQELLKSVLARDATPDGLQSVFKHLESWLSSGQDHERERAVAATAHILAYYLDNLNVKNMVCFHNLGALLGRLSPRCSDPHPAVRIAAVDCIYTLLCIQQQYEGFSLGYKDEAVEDLLSLKDRLENPDSTVLYKTCSDLTKVMSKRLPQPQLTTLVFMLFEGLADSQTNCCRASSVILNTLLKNRGGGLQDLVPEMLEVLHVRLQSVTEEQVRVAVGQTVLILASQHLQTVINALVHQPLPYDSWTSEMWMALGADPIVANQIIEMVMEKLVIMAPYVDKKESMMRGGATKVATSQPLAMTCGLKELLLNGQSQEPAVSRFPQLFSCLTVRLGASVGVLAPKDNNAKQAGSIHVAGVAADALRILLARAQLDEVMKRLDEENAWDAMKEQSTHVTGITLLARAMAKHAGPRLPAIVECLCPSLNNIYECQRITVTAFFSELLNHHVVTELMLIDVLMNNMMERISDPCSTVRMLAVRGLGNIAVGSPEKVNKYAKELLAAMSSGMEEKDDPGKLITHEAMSGLSKVLLHLDKKNVHLLVVYIFMKIKPFLESENDDIRCASIHLMGNLSKFGSGEAVFKDQIHNVLVSLLLHLVDPNPQVVKACKYAMRVCAPVVGSEQITTMFQNHLHDDKSLHYGEFINDLTKYLIQDFPGMLNFYHISVIQFFKSNWPEVRAAAAMFIGFLLGNLQQEHLSHLNMGTITKGLVMLLQDPDPVVRVKAAEAMGHFH; encoded by the exons atggatgacacTGATGTGGAAC AGGTGACTCTGGCTCTGCTGGATGCAGCCAACGATAAAGACGCAGAAGTCCAGGAGCAAGTCAGAAAGTCCGTGTTGACTCTTGGAAAACAGCAGCCAGACCGAGTGTTAGCTATATGTCAGGATTACCTCCTGAAACATCCCAAG TTGGTAGTGAGCCACAGAGTTGTGATACTTCAGACTATTGAGCTTATTGTCAGCTCCAGGATAGAGGAGATCAGTGCTCCCAGAATAAAGAGTATTATCTCTTTGGCCTCAGATGAAATGACCCGATCAAAG GAGGTCATCCCTGACTGGCAGCAGGCAGCCAGTAATATCTTGGTTGCTGTGGGAAACAAGTATATCAATGACATCATGGAGGAGATACTAAGCAAGTTTCAGCCAGGAATCCTACCTCACTTCTTTGTGGTCCAAACTCTAGCCAACCTCTCTGACTCAAATG TTTATGGGATGGTACCATTCCTGAATGCTATTCTGGGCACCATGCTGCCCATGTTGGGCATGGCCAAACAGGACAACATGAAGTGGGTATTTTCTTCTG CCCTGTGTCATTTCAGCGACAGCATTTTGGAGTACTTGGCCAACCTGGACAAAGCTCCAGATCCCACAGTCAGAAAAGACACCTTTTCCAGTGAAATCTACGCTGCTTTTGACGTCCTCTTCAATACCTGGTTACAAAGCAGGGAGCTCAAG CTGAGGATGACAGTGGCTGAGGCAGTGGGTTCTATGTGTCATCTGATGGCCAGCGAAAAACTGGAGGAGCAGATTCCAAGAATCATCCCAGCCATCTTGGCCCTGTACAAGAAAAACAACGAGCACTATGTAATTAGCAAG AGCTTATGCCAAGTCCTTGATGCATCTGTCAACATGGGCAGCAGGGTGCTGGAGACACAACTGGACGGTCTTCTCGTCGCACTGCATCAGCAG GTGTCTGCCCATGTAGATTACAGTGACTCCTTTACTGTCAAGAATCACAATGAGGTCCTGCGCTGCTTCAGTTTGCTTG CTAACTCGTTCCCAGACAGGCTGGTAATGTTTGTTCTTCAGAGGTTGGAGAACAGTAATGAACGGAGCAGGTTGGGCTCCCTGGCTGTACTTCGTCACCTCATCAACTCCTCCA CTTCTACAATGGAGAGCAAAAAGCTGTTGATCCTGGCTAGCATCAGACAGCCAATGGCTGACCACAGTAACAAG GTGAAGAAGCGTGTGATCCAAGTAATCAGTGCAATGGCTCATCATGGCTACCTGGAATTAGAAGGAGGGGAGTTACTGGTTAGATTCATAGTACAGAACTGTGCTTTACCTAACACATACCAG CGAGGCCAGAGGCCCATTGATCCAGAGGAGGTGACTAATGAGGCATTAAGGACAATGTGTGACAACACCCTTCATCTCCTGACCACCACAGTTGGGCGACTTGCTGAC GTATTATGGCCCAAGCTGCTGTACTATGTAACACCCTCACAGTACAGCAATGCAACTACTCCTCTCTGTAAAAGTCTTATAGTGCTGGGgaacaagaagaaaaataacCAGGAGCCCAGCTTCCACATAGACTTTACTCAGGAAG TCAATCTGCCATCTCCTCAAACACTAATGATCAGACTGCTG GTCAATGCAGCATTCCCTTTCAGCAACAGATGTCACGGAGCTCCCTCCCTCTCGCTTCTCCAAATCCTCAGCAACAACATCCACCCCAATACAGAGGTACTCTGGGAGAAAGAGATGcctcctctgctctctgttcTAGAGG AGTCGACGGCAGAGAGTCTGGATAAGAACCAGTGGGATGAAAAGCTGCTGAAG CTCTTGTCTAAAACCCTGACAATGGTTGACGATGACAAGTGGGTGTGTCAGTTGGCAGCTGAAGCAACAAGATACCTCTCCACATATAACAATGCATTAGAGGAGAAG AGCTTCCTGTATCGATGCATAGGAATGACTCTCCAGCAGTGTTTCAATAAGGAGATTGTGAAAAAACAGCTGCAGGAAATCCTTCTCACAGCACGGCACAATGATGCAGTTGAAAGAGAG GGAGTTGCAATGGGCATCGGTCTGTGTGCTAACAGTCACTTAGAAGGAACTCTCACCAAGCTGGATGAGTTTGGCAAATCAGAAGCCTTCAAAAAGTCCCCGAGCATCTTCAACCTGCTCAAG GAGCGTAACGATGTTGAGGTGGAGAAGGTAAAGAGCACATTAATCTTGTGCTATGGTCACGTGGCTCTGAACGCACCTCCAGAAAAGATACTGAACCGCATTGATCAGGACATCCTGCGCTGCATCAGCAAACACTTCAATACCAAG GACCTCACTATGAAGCTAAGTTTGATCCAGAGTGTTGGGCTCATCGCCAAAGCCATCAGCGAGTGTGTGAAGAAACAAGGCTACATCTTCTCCCGCAAGCAGGAGCTCATTACTGTGATGCTG GATTTTATCAAATCAGAACCAGCTGATTCATTGAGGACCCCAGTACGACATCTGGTGATGACCACCTGTGCCAACCTTAT GCCCCTGGACCCCTCATTAAGTGAGAATGAGAGCTTTGACCTGCTAAAGGTGTGTGTGAACAGTGTGTTTTCTCTGCCATCCGAGATGCACACTCCAGAGAAATCTAAAGAAGAGGAAATACTTGACCCAAAGCAGAGAAAG GTATTGTACAAAGACACTTTGGCAGCGCTGCAGGAGCTACTAAAGAGTGTGCTGGCCAGGGACGCCACACCTGATGGCTTACAGAGTGTCTTTAAG CACCTTGAATCATGGCTGAGTTCTGGACAGGAccacgagagagagagggctGTCGCAGCCACTGCTCATATACTGGCTTATTATCTGGATAACCTGAACGTCAAG AACATGGTGTGTTTTCACAACCTTGGAGCTCTGCTGGGTCGACTGTCTCCTCGCTGCTCTGACCCTCACCCTGCTGTGCGCATTGCTGCCGTCGACTGCATCTACACACTACTTTGTATACAGCAACAATATGAAG GCTTCTCGTTGGGTTATAAGGACGAAGCTGTTGAAGATCTGCTGTCTTTAAAAGATCGACTAGAAAACCCTGATTCCACAGTTCTTTACAAGACCTGCTCAGACCTCACCAAG GTGATGAGTAAACGTCTGCCTCAGCCACAGCTGACGACGCTGGTGTTCATGTTGTTTGAAGGGCTGGCAGACAGTCAAACAAACTGCTGCCGAGCTTCTTCAGTCATCCTAAATACTCTGCTGAAAAACAGAGGAGGCGGACTGCAAGACCTg GTCCCAGAGATGCTAGAGGTGCTACATGTACGTCTGCAAAGCGTCACAGAGGAGCAG GTGAGGGTGGCAGTGGGCCAGACGGTACTAATCCTGGCTTCTCAGCATCTACAGACTGTTATCAATGCACTTGTTCATCAACCACTTCCTTATGACAG TTGGACCAGTGAGATGTGGATGGCTTTGGGAGCAGACCCGATTGTAGCCAATCAGATCATAGAGATGGTGATGGAGAAGCTTGTCATCATGGCACCCTATGTAGACAAgaaggagtcaatgatgaggggAGGGGCAACAAAGGTGGCCACCAGTCAGCCACTGGCT atGACATGTGGTCTCAAAGAGCTGTTATTAAACGGTCAGAGTCAGGAGCCGGCAGTCAGTCGGTTTCCTCAGCTCTTCTCATGTCTCACTGTCAGACTAGGAGCAAGTGTCGGAGTCTTGGCACCAAAGGACAACAACGCTAAACAGGCTGGCTCCATCCATGTAGCAGG GGTAGCAGCTGATGCACTGAGAATTTTGTTAGCACGAGCTCAGTTAGATGAAGTGATGAAAAGACTGGATGAAGAAAATGCTTGGGATGCAATGAAGGAGCAAAGTACACACGTTACTGGAATCACATTATTAGCAAG GGCGATGGCTAAGCATGCTGGTCCCAGATTGCCTGCAATCGTGGAGTGTCTGTGTCCGTCCCTCAACAACATCTACGAGTGTCAGAGGATCACTGTCACAGCCTTCTTCTCTGAG CTGTTGAACCATCATGTGGTGACTGAGCTGATGCTAATAGATGTCTTAATGAACAACATGATGGAGAGGATATCAGATCCATGCTCCACGGTTCGTATGTTGGCTGTACGAGGACTGGGCAACATAGCAGTGGGATCGCCTGAGAAG GTGAATAAATATGCCAAGGAGCTGCTGGCAGCCATGAGTTCAGGAATGGAGGAGAAAGATGATCCAG GTAAGCTGATTACACACGAGGCCATGTCTGGACTGTCTAAGGTTCTCCTCCACCTGGACAAGAAGAATGTCCATTTACTTGTGGTCTATATCTTCATGAAGATTAAACCATTTCTGGAAAGT GAGAATGATGATATCCGCTGTGCTTCCATCCATCTGATGGGGAACCTGTCCAAGTTTGGCTCGGGGGAAGCGGTATTCAAAGACCAGATCCACAATGTTCTGGTCAGCCTGTTGCTGCATCTGGTTGACCCAAACCCGCAGGTGGTCAAG GCTTGCAAGTATGCAATGCGAGTGTGTGCTCCTGTGGTGGGCTCAGAGCAGATCACAACCATGTTTCAGAACCACCTGCACGATGACAAGAGCTTGCACTACGGAGAGTTCATCAATGACCTCACTAAGTACCTG ATTCAGGACTTTCCCGGTATGCTGAACTTTTACCACATCTCAGTCATTCAGTTCTTCAAGAGCAACTGGCCTGAGGTCAGAGCAGCAGCTGCCATGTTTATAG GGTTCCTGCTGGGGAATCTTCAACAGGAGCATCTTTCTCATCTCAACATGGGCACCATTACTAAAG gttTGGTGATGCTGCTCCAAGATCCAGATCCTGTGGTGAGAGTGAAGGCTGCGGAGGCCATGGGACACtttcactga
- the mroh1 gene encoding maestro heat-like repeat-containing protein family member 1 isoform X1, which produces MDDTDVEQVTLALLDAANDKDAEVQEQVRKSVLTLGKQQPDRVLAICQDYLLKHPKLVVSHRVVILQTIELIVSSRIEEISAPRIKSIISLASDEMTRSKEVIPDWQQAASNILVAVGNKYINDIMEEILSKFQPGILPHFFVVQTLANLSDSNVYGMVPFLNAILGTMLPMLGMAKQDNMKWVFSSALCHFSDSILEYLANLDKAPDPTVRKDTFSSEIYAAFDVLFNTWLQSRELKLRMTVAEAVGSMCHLMASEKLEEQIPRIIPAILALYKKNNEHYVISKSLCQVLDASVNMGSRVLETQLDGLLVALHQQVSAHVDYSDSFTVKNHNEVLRCFSLLANSFPDRLVMFVLQRLENSNERSRLGSLAVLRHLINSSTSTMESKKLLILASIRQPMADHSNKVKKRVIQVISAMAHHGYLELEGGELLVRFIVQNCALPNTYQRGQRPIDPEEVTNEALRTMCDNTLHLLTTTVGRLADVLWPKLLYYVTPSQYSNATTPLCKSLIVLGNKKKNNQEPSFHIDFTQEVNLPSPQTLMIRLLVNAAFPFSNRCHGAPSLSLLQILSNNIHPNTEVLWEKEMPPLLSVLEESTAESLDKNQWDEKLLKLLSKTLTMVDDDKWVCQLAAEATRYLSTYNNALEEKSFLYRCIGMTLQQCFNKEIVKKQLQEILLTARHNDAVEREGVAMGIGLCANSHLEGTLTKLDEFGKSEAFKKSPSIFNLLKERNDVEVEKVKSTLILCYGHVALNAPPEKILNRIDQDILRCISKHFNTKVLGIKVETKDLTMKLSLIQSVGLIAKAISECVKKQGYIFSRKQELITVMLDFIKSEPADSLRTPVRHLVMTTCANLMPLDPSLSENESFDLLKVCVNSVFSLPSEMHTPEKSKEEEILDPKQRKVLYKDTLAALQELLKSVLARDATPDGLQSVFKHLESWLSSGQDHERERAVAATAHILAYYLDNLNVKNMVCFHNLGALLGRLSPRCSDPHPAVRIAAVDCIYTLLCIQQQYEGFSLGYKDEAVEDLLSLKDRLENPDSTVLYKTCSDLTKVMSKRLPQPQLTTLVFMLFEGLADSQTNCCRASSVILNTLLKNRGGGLQDLVPEMLEVLHVRLQSVTEEQVRVAVGQTVLILASQHLQTVINALVHQPLPYDSWTSEMWMALGADPIVANQIIEMVMEKLVIMAPYVDKKESMMRGGATKVATSQPLAMTCGLKELLLNGQSQEPAVSRFPQLFSCLTVRLGASVGVLAPKDNNAKQAGSIHVAGVAADALRILLARAQLDEVMKRLDEENAWDAMKEQSTHVTGITLLARAMAKHAGPRLPAIVECLCPSLNNIYECQRITVTAFFSELLNHHVVTELMLIDVLMNNMMERISDPCSTVRMLAVRGLGNIAVGSPEKVNKYAKELLAAMSSGMEEKDDPGKLITHEAMSGLSKVLLHLDKKNVHLLVVYIFMKIKPFLESENDDIRCASIHLMGNLSKFGSGEAVFKDQIHNVLVSLLLHLVDPNPQVVKACKYAMRVCAPVVGSEQITTMFQNHLHDDKSLHYGEFINDLTKYLIQDFPGMLNFYHISVIQFFKSNWPEVRAAAAMFIGFLLGNLQQEHLSHLNMGTITKGLVMLLQDPDPVVRVKAAEAMGHFH; this is translated from the exons atggatgacacTGATGTGGAAC AGGTGACTCTGGCTCTGCTGGATGCAGCCAACGATAAAGACGCAGAAGTCCAGGAGCAAGTCAGAAAGTCCGTGTTGACTCTTGGAAAACAGCAGCCAGACCGAGTGTTAGCTATATGTCAGGATTACCTCCTGAAACATCCCAAG TTGGTAGTGAGCCACAGAGTTGTGATACTTCAGACTATTGAGCTTATTGTCAGCTCCAGGATAGAGGAGATCAGTGCTCCCAGAATAAAGAGTATTATCTCTTTGGCCTCAGATGAAATGACCCGATCAAAG GAGGTCATCCCTGACTGGCAGCAGGCAGCCAGTAATATCTTGGTTGCTGTGGGAAACAAGTATATCAATGACATCATGGAGGAGATACTAAGCAAGTTTCAGCCAGGAATCCTACCTCACTTCTTTGTGGTCCAAACTCTAGCCAACCTCTCTGACTCAAATG TTTATGGGATGGTACCATTCCTGAATGCTATTCTGGGCACCATGCTGCCCATGTTGGGCATGGCCAAACAGGACAACATGAAGTGGGTATTTTCTTCTG CCCTGTGTCATTTCAGCGACAGCATTTTGGAGTACTTGGCCAACCTGGACAAAGCTCCAGATCCCACAGTCAGAAAAGACACCTTTTCCAGTGAAATCTACGCTGCTTTTGACGTCCTCTTCAATACCTGGTTACAAAGCAGGGAGCTCAAG CTGAGGATGACAGTGGCTGAGGCAGTGGGTTCTATGTGTCATCTGATGGCCAGCGAAAAACTGGAGGAGCAGATTCCAAGAATCATCCCAGCCATCTTGGCCCTGTACAAGAAAAACAACGAGCACTATGTAATTAGCAAG AGCTTATGCCAAGTCCTTGATGCATCTGTCAACATGGGCAGCAGGGTGCTGGAGACACAACTGGACGGTCTTCTCGTCGCACTGCATCAGCAG GTGTCTGCCCATGTAGATTACAGTGACTCCTTTACTGTCAAGAATCACAATGAGGTCCTGCGCTGCTTCAGTTTGCTTG CTAACTCGTTCCCAGACAGGCTGGTAATGTTTGTTCTTCAGAGGTTGGAGAACAGTAATGAACGGAGCAGGTTGGGCTCCCTGGCTGTACTTCGTCACCTCATCAACTCCTCCA CTTCTACAATGGAGAGCAAAAAGCTGTTGATCCTGGCTAGCATCAGACAGCCAATGGCTGACCACAGTAACAAG GTGAAGAAGCGTGTGATCCAAGTAATCAGTGCAATGGCTCATCATGGCTACCTGGAATTAGAAGGAGGGGAGTTACTGGTTAGATTCATAGTACAGAACTGTGCTTTACCTAACACATACCAG CGAGGCCAGAGGCCCATTGATCCAGAGGAGGTGACTAATGAGGCATTAAGGACAATGTGTGACAACACCCTTCATCTCCTGACCACCACAGTTGGGCGACTTGCTGAC GTATTATGGCCCAAGCTGCTGTACTATGTAACACCCTCACAGTACAGCAATGCAACTACTCCTCTCTGTAAAAGTCTTATAGTGCTGGGgaacaagaagaaaaataacCAGGAGCCCAGCTTCCACATAGACTTTACTCAGGAAG TCAATCTGCCATCTCCTCAAACACTAATGATCAGACTGCTG GTCAATGCAGCATTCCCTTTCAGCAACAGATGTCACGGAGCTCCCTCCCTCTCGCTTCTCCAAATCCTCAGCAACAACATCCACCCCAATACAGAGGTACTCTGGGAGAAAGAGATGcctcctctgctctctgttcTAGAGG AGTCGACGGCAGAGAGTCTGGATAAGAACCAGTGGGATGAAAAGCTGCTGAAG CTCTTGTCTAAAACCCTGACAATGGTTGACGATGACAAGTGGGTGTGTCAGTTGGCAGCTGAAGCAACAAGATACCTCTCCACATATAACAATGCATTAGAGGAGAAG AGCTTCCTGTATCGATGCATAGGAATGACTCTCCAGCAGTGTTTCAATAAGGAGATTGTGAAAAAACAGCTGCAGGAAATCCTTCTCACAGCACGGCACAATGATGCAGTTGAAAGAGAG GGAGTTGCAATGGGCATCGGTCTGTGTGCTAACAGTCACTTAGAAGGAACTCTCACCAAGCTGGATGAGTTTGGCAAATCAGAAGCCTTCAAAAAGTCCCCGAGCATCTTCAACCTGCTCAAG GAGCGTAACGATGTTGAGGTGGAGAAGGTAAAGAGCACATTAATCTTGTGCTATGGTCACGTGGCTCTGAACGCACCTCCAGAAAAGATACTGAACCGCATTGATCAGGACATCCTGCGCTGCATCAGCAAACACTTCAATACCAAG gttctcGGGATTAAAGTAGAGACAAAG GACCTCACTATGAAGCTAAGTTTGATCCAGAGTGTTGGGCTCATCGCCAAAGCCATCAGCGAGTGTGTGAAGAAACAAGGCTACATCTTCTCCCGCAAGCAGGAGCTCATTACTGTGATGCTG GATTTTATCAAATCAGAACCAGCTGATTCATTGAGGACCCCAGTACGACATCTGGTGATGACCACCTGTGCCAACCTTAT GCCCCTGGACCCCTCATTAAGTGAGAATGAGAGCTTTGACCTGCTAAAGGTGTGTGTGAACAGTGTGTTTTCTCTGCCATCCGAGATGCACACTCCAGAGAAATCTAAAGAAGAGGAAATACTTGACCCAAAGCAGAGAAAG GTATTGTACAAAGACACTTTGGCAGCGCTGCAGGAGCTACTAAAGAGTGTGCTGGCCAGGGACGCCACACCTGATGGCTTACAGAGTGTCTTTAAG CACCTTGAATCATGGCTGAGTTCTGGACAGGAccacgagagagagagggctGTCGCAGCCACTGCTCATATACTGGCTTATTATCTGGATAACCTGAACGTCAAG AACATGGTGTGTTTTCACAACCTTGGAGCTCTGCTGGGTCGACTGTCTCCTCGCTGCTCTGACCCTCACCCTGCTGTGCGCATTGCTGCCGTCGACTGCATCTACACACTACTTTGTATACAGCAACAATATGAAG GCTTCTCGTTGGGTTATAAGGACGAAGCTGTTGAAGATCTGCTGTCTTTAAAAGATCGACTAGAAAACCCTGATTCCACAGTTCTTTACAAGACCTGCTCAGACCTCACCAAG GTGATGAGTAAACGTCTGCCTCAGCCACAGCTGACGACGCTGGTGTTCATGTTGTTTGAAGGGCTGGCAGACAGTCAAACAAACTGCTGCCGAGCTTCTTCAGTCATCCTAAATACTCTGCTGAAAAACAGAGGAGGCGGACTGCAAGACCTg GTCCCAGAGATGCTAGAGGTGCTACATGTACGTCTGCAAAGCGTCACAGAGGAGCAG GTGAGGGTGGCAGTGGGCCAGACGGTACTAATCCTGGCTTCTCAGCATCTACAGACTGTTATCAATGCACTTGTTCATCAACCACTTCCTTATGACAG TTGGACCAGTGAGATGTGGATGGCTTTGGGAGCAGACCCGATTGTAGCCAATCAGATCATAGAGATGGTGATGGAGAAGCTTGTCATCATGGCACCCTATGTAGACAAgaaggagtcaatgatgaggggAGGGGCAACAAAGGTGGCCACCAGTCAGCCACTGGCT atGACATGTGGTCTCAAAGAGCTGTTATTAAACGGTCAGAGTCAGGAGCCGGCAGTCAGTCGGTTTCCTCAGCTCTTCTCATGTCTCACTGTCAGACTAGGAGCAAGTGTCGGAGTCTTGGCACCAAAGGACAACAACGCTAAACAGGCTGGCTCCATCCATGTAGCAGG GGTAGCAGCTGATGCACTGAGAATTTTGTTAGCACGAGCTCAGTTAGATGAAGTGATGAAAAGACTGGATGAAGAAAATGCTTGGGATGCAATGAAGGAGCAAAGTACACACGTTACTGGAATCACATTATTAGCAAG GGCGATGGCTAAGCATGCTGGTCCCAGATTGCCTGCAATCGTGGAGTGTCTGTGTCCGTCCCTCAACAACATCTACGAGTGTCAGAGGATCACTGTCACAGCCTTCTTCTCTGAG CTGTTGAACCATCATGTGGTGACTGAGCTGATGCTAATAGATGTCTTAATGAACAACATGATGGAGAGGATATCAGATCCATGCTCCACGGTTCGTATGTTGGCTGTACGAGGACTGGGCAACATAGCAGTGGGATCGCCTGAGAAG GTGAATAAATATGCCAAGGAGCTGCTGGCAGCCATGAGTTCAGGAATGGAGGAGAAAGATGATCCAG GTAAGCTGATTACACACGAGGCCATGTCTGGACTGTCTAAGGTTCTCCTCCACCTGGACAAGAAGAATGTCCATTTACTTGTGGTCTATATCTTCATGAAGATTAAACCATTTCTGGAAAGT GAGAATGATGATATCCGCTGTGCTTCCATCCATCTGATGGGGAACCTGTCCAAGTTTGGCTCGGGGGAAGCGGTATTCAAAGACCAGATCCACAATGTTCTGGTCAGCCTGTTGCTGCATCTGGTTGACCCAAACCCGCAGGTGGTCAAG GCTTGCAAGTATGCAATGCGAGTGTGTGCTCCTGTGGTGGGCTCAGAGCAGATCACAACCATGTTTCAGAACCACCTGCACGATGACAAGAGCTTGCACTACGGAGAGTTCATCAATGACCTCACTAAGTACCTG ATTCAGGACTTTCCCGGTATGCTGAACTTTTACCACATCTCAGTCATTCAGTTCTTCAAGAGCAACTGGCCTGAGGTCAGAGCAGCAGCTGCCATGTTTATAG GGTTCCTGCTGGGGAATCTTCAACAGGAGCATCTTTCTCATCTCAACATGGGCACCATTACTAAAG gttTGGTGATGCTGCTCCAAGATCCAGATCCTGTGGTGAGAGTGAAGGCTGCGGAGGCCATGGGACACtttcactga